CATGGGTGGCAAGGCCCGGAGCCGGTTCTGGCGGGGGCTGAAGCCTCCCAACATGAAGGCTCTCCGGGTCCGTCTCTCGGGGGGTCTCCAGGTGGTCCTCTTGGCCGCTGCAAAGCAAGAGCGCTCACTGATAGCCCCCTGGGCCCCACCCAAGGCTGGCATCAGGGCCAGGGACCACCACAGTCGGCACCCGCCGGCCAGGCTTACCACGAGCATAGCTGTTGGCCTTCTTCATCTCCCGTTTCAGTTGCTCCACTCGctcttccatctccatctctTCCAAGGCGTTGACATAGTTGGAATCTCCCTGAAGCAGGGCAAAGAACTTGGCCTGgggaggaattattattattattattattattattattattattattattattattatggacccaaagacacagtatgacacagcaaacaagatatatatgctggatttcataccacaaaatcacaagtcaaacacttccctattattattattattattgacacaaagacacagtatgacacaccaaacgagatatatatgctggatttcatatcacaaaatcacaagtcaaacacttccctattattattattattattattattattattattattattattgacacaaagacacagtatgacacaccaaacgagatatatatgctggatttcataccacaaaatcacaagtcaaacacttccctattattattattattattgacacaaagacacagtatgacacaccaaacgagatatatatgctggatttcataccacaaaatcacaagttgaacacttccctattattattattattattattattattattattattattattattgacacaaagacacagtatgacacagcaaacaagatatatatgctggatttcgtatcacaaaatcacaagtcaaacacatcatcatcatcatcatcattattattattattattattattattattgggctgtTTCTGGAACTACACAACACCCCATTGATTCCGTCtgttaaagccttcaacaatttattactattattattattattgacacaacgacatagtatgatacagcaaacgagatctatatgctgtattttatatcacaaaatcacaagtcgaacacttcccaagcgtttaggactgtgtgatgtattattattattattattattattattattattattattattattattattgtatgacacagcaaacaagatagatatgctggatttcatatcacaaaattacaagtcaaacacttcccaagtgtttaggactgtgtgatgtattattattattattattattattattattattattattattattattattatgagagcaATGACTGGGTCGGGAATAGTAAAcaagtatgacccctgtatccatggaagAGATTCCTGGATTTCGCACTGAGAGTTGGAGACCCAAAAACAAATCATCGCAAGCCCTATTGAATGAAGGACCATAGAGATGCACTGGAGGACCCACAAAATGCCTAGAGGGGGTGCATTTTGTCAGACATGGCTAAAGGAAACTACATGGAATGGCGAGCCCAATTAAAACAAAGGACTTCCGGCCCAAGAAGACCATACGGTTATCCTGGAGGACTTGGAAAATGCCTGTAGAGGGCATATGGATAAATTACACCTATGGATGCTCATGGGTATGTGGGATTGTGTTATACTTGCACAGTCAGGGATACGGATAGAGGGGGGAAACACCCCGCAAGAAGAAAACTAGCACCTCAAGGGAGGTTTCCGCCGAGGTGCTAGATTTCTCCTTGCAAGGAGAGGCTTTCCTTGGGCCTTGCCTTGAGGTAGTCCAGCAGGCTGGCGTTCTCGGCCTCCTCCTGCTTGCGCTTGCGCACCACGCGCTCGCAGATGCCCGGGTTCTGCTCCATTTGGGCGTAAAGGTCCTGCAGGGCTTTCTGGGTGTAGTTCAAGGCTTGCCCTTCAAAGTCCTGGGGGGTGATCCGCTCACAGAAGGAAATGATGAGCGGATATTCGTTGTCAAATTCATCCAGGATCTCCATCTTGTGTCCTAGGCAAAGCAGGGGGAAATCAagaaatatgattattattacgtattattagattatattattattagtagtagtactatattgtattatattataatattgttatcaatattatatgtctatacaatatattacattatgagcatagtacaatattattatacataattattgtgtattattattagtattatatattattatattgtattattagtatgatattgtattacataatattactattaatattatatatatataatgtgcctAGCACATTAgcgttatatattatattgtattattattagtatgatattgtattacataataatattacattaatattatatacaatatattattttatgagcCTAGCACAAtactagtattatatattattatattgtattattaggagtatattgaattacataataatattactattcatattatatacaatatattatattatcagcctAGCACATAATtatgtattacataataatattactattcatattatatacaatatattatattatgagccTAGCACaacattagtattattagtatcatattgAATtagataataatattactattaatattctatatattatattatgagccTCGCacgatattagtattattagtatcatattgaattacataatcatattactatattatatatattatattatgagcctagcacaatattagtattattagtatcatattgaattacataataatattactattaatattatatattatattatgagcctagcacagtattagtattattagtatcatattgaattacatcataatattactattaatattctaTATTATgagcctagcacaatattagtattattagtatcatattgaattacataataatattactattaatattatatattatattatgagcctagcacagtattagtattattagtatcatattgaattacataataatattactattaatattatatattatattatgagcctagcacagtattagtattattagtatcatattgaattacataataatattactattaatattatatattatattatgagcctagcacagtattagtattattagtatcatattgaattacataatcatattacagtagagtctcactaatccaagctaaacgggccagcagaagcttggataagcgaatatcttggataataaggagggattaaggaaaagcctattaaacatcaaattaggttatgattttacaaattcagcaccaaaacatcatgttatgcaacaaattggacagaaaaagtagttcaatatgcagtaatgttatgttgtaattactgtatttacgaatttagcaccaaaatatcatgatatattgaaaacattgactacaaaaatggcttggataatccagaagcttggataagcgaggcttggataagtgagactctacagtactattactattctatattatattatgagcatagcacaatattagtatcatatattactagattgtcctataccactagactgcaatattgttattattatattatagtatgatattataataatatggatAAATAGGGCTGAgtctatgtattatttatttcaagtttgggcagtgggcggggccttgTCCTGCTCAGGGGCGGGGCTTTTCCAGAACCCCGCCCTGCCCTCAAGCCTCATTTTCCCTGGGCCAGTGGGCGGGGCCTTCCCCTGCCCGTGGGGCGTGGCTtccctccccaaaccccaccccttCTCCCCTCCGGGGGCGGGGCTTACCTCTCCCCCTAGGCTCAGTTGTTGCTTGGTGGAGTGTCGGGCTTCTTCTGCGCCTGTGCGCAGCTGCTTGGCCGGCTTGGCCCGTTGGCCCCATTGTGACGCAAGAGGTCACGTGGCCGCCTAGGAGCAGGCCTCAGCTGGGACTGCAAAGCCCAGCAGGCACCTAATGTTATGTATTTGATTTAGATGGGATTTCTTAAAGGGCCAGCCTTGGGGAGGGGGATATATCTTAGTCAAGGGGTGTATCTTATAAGAATCTTATGGATTCGTATACTGAATCCACCTTAACCCTACTTTCCCTGCCACAGCTTAATGCTATAGAAaactgggagttttagtttagcagactacaactcccatgatgccatagcactcagccctggcagttcaagtatGCGGGATCAAAGGACATTCATTCTGCATTGCAGGTGCACCCTATCTCCCTTCtcaggcatcctgggagttgtagttctgtgaGGTCCACATTGATGGTGGGAGCTATAGCACACCCTGCGGATcggaaagttggcagttcaagcccgggtcggggtgagctcccgccgtcaGCCCAGCCTCTGCTCgacttgcagtttgaaaacaacaatgtaagtagataaataggtaccgcgtTGGCGGGGAGGAAAAACATGCCGACCAGGAAAGGCACCCATGGACGACGGGCTCCGGGTGATCGTTCCAAGGAAGGCAAGGCGCACAAGAAGGAACCAAAGAGACGGGTTTGGAGGCGCCACACATTCATTGCACACCGCGATTGTCATgctaatttgttttatttattccaAATGTTTTCCACATACACAGTCGCCCTGAATGAGAAAGCAACCGCTACAGAACTCGAAAATCCCGCCCAAGGCTACCGTATGAAGACAGCAGAGGGCTCCTGTGCCTTGAATGAAAAGCTCCCTCCTCCGGGCgactcttaaaggtacaggagccccaTCCTGTCTTTCCACAGGGCCACCCGACCTGCTGAAATCGTGCGCTTCCGTGTAGCCTTCACTTGCAGTGTTTGCTGGTGTCCAGGTTCTTGTAATCTTTGTTGTACGGGGCGCCCGAAAAGCAAATGGCGGCGTTGCGGTCGCAATTGCAGATAAACGCCTCACATTCATTATTCTTttctggagagagagaaacaggaaGAAGGCGGGGTGGGAGATACACTCAGCCCCTTGGACATCgattaagaaaaagcaaaatacttCCCATAGATCCCCCCCTCTAAACAGCATTTTGAAACAATCCAGGCATCCTGTTGTTTAGAGACTCGTGGTGCTTTATAATTAAAAGCTTCCTGTTTGCAtttgattctatttttattttcgtGCTCCCCAAGAACATGGCCACTGTTCATGTTCCATAGCTGCAAGCAGAGCATTGGGGCAATCATGGACTCATACattctttccttatggaaaatcGTTTAACTAAAGGTACAGTAGCCCTGTCTCCTTCCATGGGAGCGCCTCAAGTTGGCAATGGATTAGCAGTCATACATGACTCTTTTAACTAAAGGTACAATGGTCCTGTCTCCTTTCATGGGAGCTCCCCAGGTGGACAATGGATTAGCAGTCATTCATCAATCCTTTAACTAAAGATACAGTAACCCCATCCTCTTGTAATAGGGACCACCCCAAGCAAACCATGGATGGATTCGGTAGTTCTAAGTGTATTTACCACTGCAAGTGATCTCGGTGTCTGAACAGCTGTAAGCGTAGGTCTTGGTGTATGGGTTGTCCAAGATGAATTTGCAGTTTGGGTGCTTCTTGGCTGCCGAGTAGCACTCATCGTGGATTTGGCAGCACCTGCTCAAGAAGCAAAAACATACAGAACGATTTTGTCAAACTCGACATTCCTTCCAGGCAAGACCAGGGAAAGAAAGCTTGGAAGCGTTGGGCAGAATATTCCGCCATGGTGTGCATCAGTATAGATAAACACTGAGAAACCTGGCTAGTAAATGGGGAAGATGGGGCCGTGTTGGAGCTGAAGAGCAAGTGTCCTCGCCGGCCCTTTTTGAGCAACAAGGAATGCATTGCTTTCCGCAGGGGACCATGCTTCAGAGACAGGTGCCCTAGGGAAGGCCCCAGCTTACGTGTCCAGGTAATCGACGGGGGTCCCGCTGCCCCCCAAGCCACAGTAGCAGCCGTAGTTGTTGTAGTCCTTCAGCGGGTCGCTGCTGGGCATGGTGCACTTGATCATGTTGCGGAATTGCCACAGGTTGCGGGGGAGGGCACTGTGGGCCATGCCAactggaagagaaggaggggggaatgGGTAGAGGGCAACATGCGGGCAGGGGTTGGCTTGGCCGTCACCCTGAAAGCATCTCCTTCCAACTCTTGGAGGGTGACGGGCACGTCTTTCCAGATACttgtatttttgaaaaatatctgTTGGCTTTCTATGCTCTTTTAACTGGTGTTATGTGTTGTTTTTAGTTGATGTTATACCTATTGGTACCTCcccaaactactactactactactactactactactaataataataataataataataataataataataatacaattcaaTTGGTATTATTTTGAACCTTCAAACGGGCCAAATACAGGCATTTGCCATGTTGTGGACTTTGTTGTCTCCTTAGAGACATTTTCTACTTTCTCAAGCTTCCCTCACCCTTTCCAGGCTCATAACTTGTCTCCTTATAGAAAGACCATTGGATCTCTCCCTCCCACCCCAAGAGGAAACGTCCTAAATTGCCCAAATCCCTTTGGGGTCTCTCTGGAGTGCCACCCAAATGTGGGCAAGCCTCCGCTCTGCCAGGCTTAGTGGACCTCAACTCACCTGTGGCCAACGCGAAGAGGATCAGGAGGTTCATGGTGTGGGCAGCCCTGGTGCCACCTCAGGACTTCTCGGCCCCTTTTATAGCCCGGCCTCACCTTGGCACCGCCACCCAAGATAAGAGCGCCCTGTTTGCTTTTCTAAAAGCATCTTTCTGCCGTCAGAACAAGGCAGCCTTGTTCAAAAAGGAACGCCCAACTGGTTTCCTTTCCAGGAATGAGTGGGTCTGGTTTGACTTTGGAAACTCCTGTGGATTTGAGGAAATCCCTTTTCCCAGCTTGAACTGGGCCAGGGAAGAGAAATACAGAGGGTAGCGGTGGACGGTTCCTCATTGGAGATCTGGGCATCTTTCTGGGGGCGTCTTTAgttgtgtctttctgcctggcaggatggggttggactaaatggcccttggggtcccttccaatgcttGGATGTGGTGGGAGACAATTTACGAGTCCAATTTTTGAAAAGCAACTCAGACCAAGGAGAGTGAAACCATTTCGGGTTCCTTGGTCCCTGGGTACTGGAGGCCATATGAAAAAGGGGGCATTTGTGCCAGAATGCCTACTCTTGAGTTTCTTGACCGTGAGGGTGCCAACTGTGCCAAAACATGTTTCTGAACTCATGTGTTTTACAGCAATGACCTCCGTAATCTCTAGATGGCTTTGGGATGGGCCATGCCAACCCCCAGGTATGCCAACCTCCACCTGAAGGGCCTGTTTGTTGGAAAAAGTGCCACTCATAAATCACCCCGCCACCCGCAACAGGTGGCCAAGCACCCACAGGTGGAAGGAGAGGGCCCTCGGGTCCCCAGGGGAAATGTTCCCATGCCAAGGGCAGGGCTTTGCCCGGAACGAGTGTCACTGCCCTCCCCATCAGCGATTAGGGCCCAGTTCTCCAAATGTTTTTCTTCCCTCTTGTGAGGACTTGGTCAGGCGGGCCCACTCTCAGGACGTTGGCACCTGCCCATGTTTCCATGGCGGTGAAAAAAAGCTGAAGTGGAGCCCTGGCATCCGCCCAGCTCAGTCCTTGCCGCCCGTTTGCCAGGCACCTGTTCTCCTGGGAGGGAGGAAGCCAACGGTCTTGGGAGGAGCGGGGTCGGGGACTACAAGTGCGCCTTCcgtcgtgtgccttcaagacacttCCGACCCACAGCAAGGCCAGAGCGACCCTCTCGCAGGCCAGATTTGCACCAGAGTAAGTGAAATCTCTTTAaggggctgaggggggaaaggaaagggcccgagactgtgaggaatggtgggaattgaagtccaaaacacctgaagggagggcccaagtttgcccatgcatgcacTAAAGGGACGTCTAAGATTTGGGTCCTGCCGTCGGATGTCCCCTGGAAAACAGACGGGTCCctttctctgccttttccctttggGCCAGAGTCCCAAATGCACGAGCCACAAACAACCACTGAAGCCAGAAGGCcatttttcaaataatttattAGGAATTTAAAACCGAAAATCTGGAAAAAGGGGTTACAGGTCTGGAGAGAACAAATGTCAGCGTGTAATAAAACTGGCTTCATAAAAACCACAgctttattattactttttattatttttttctttgtttttattttttagaaaaaaaggaccccccctccctccccaacgCAAGAAGTCGCTCCCCGAGGGGACGATGCCCAAGAGGCGGGCAAAGAAAGCAGCTTCGCCTGTATGCGTGTGCCAAGGAGGTGGCACGGCGGTGCCCTCCTTCGCCTTGGCACACCCCAAGCCCACCCTCCTTAGGCCAAAGGAAAAGGAACTCCGGAATAAAAATAAACCCCATTAAGCTGCAGCTGCTCTTTCACTCCTTttcttcaaaaattaaaaaaatgacagACAAGATTCAGCTCAGTAACAAAAAAATTATTGCTTTTTTGTGTGAGTTTCCGGTACTGATTTGCTCGGCTCCTCTCTGCCGAACTCTCCCAATATTTATCAAGCTGCTTTTGGGGGCGATCTGGGGACAAGatcagagaagaggaggaaggaaggtagAAGGAAAGCGtgcgagagaaagaaagagagagagtcaAAGGGGGCATGGATGGAGAGACACTGCTGTCGAGGGAAGATCTGATGCTGTTGGCTGAATCTAGTCAAATAAAGGAATGTAAGATGCCTTCGCCTGAGAGGTGTCCCTATCTTCCAAGCTTCGAACATCTACCAATGGAGAGATGCCCTCTTTCAGAGATCCGCAGCCCAAACCCACCTTGGTGTTAGGCCCACCGCTTGTCTCAACCAGTGCACACCCATGGGCGCAACTGGATTGACCTCCATGTTGACTCATTGTTCAAATGATGGAGTTGTTGTTGAGAGGAACCAAGAGAATCCCAACACTTGAGATGTTGCCCCAAAAGTAGGACAAGGTCAGAGCAGTGAAGGAGTTGACTTGGTCCCTCCCAACACCCCTTATCCCCTCTTCCTTTCTACTTGACATGGGATCAGATATTGGGAGTCAAATGAGGACTATCACAGCCCTCTCTCTCTAACCAGGATTTTCCTAGCTATACTTGGAAATGTTTGCTTTTCCCTTCTGGAGACCAAACCAGGTCCAAATTAAGCCCAAATTCTCCCTGGAAGCCAAGATGccgaggctgtcatactttggccagatcatgagaagacaggactcaCTAGGAAAGACAAGGAGCTGTAAGGAAGCCATAAGAAACAAAGGAAGACAGAGATGGagagactcagtcaaggaagttacaacggccctgagtttgcaagacccaaACAGGGAGGCATGGAAGCCTTTCATCTGCAAGAACAGGAAGAAACTACATTAGGAGCAGTCAGGGGATATCTAGAAGCCTGCATTCGACAAAGACCTGTTTCAAAGCTAAGATACAAGGGAAGCCAGTCGTATGCATCACAGATATAGTGGGGGCCCATATCAATCCAGGGACCCCGTCAATACCAATCTGGATGCTCAAGTGGGTAGTAAAGAGGCAccccttatgtaaaatggcaaaatcaaggttggctTTTGGGGATTTTGATAAATATTTGCAAGCTATGGATGGTGGGATCCATGgaggcaaaatccgtggatacGGCAGGCCAACTGTATGAATGGGAAGAGCTCTTGAGACAAGAAGCACAATGGCTAGTGTCCCTCCACTCCCGGAAAACAGTTTGCTACCGTTTGAGGAAAGCATCATAACTCAATTCAGCCAAAGAGAATCAACCAATCCTCCTGGCTTTTATCTCCTTGCAATTGCTGGTCAAATAGGTTTTGAGGGTTTTCTGGCAAAGCCTGCTTGGCA
This genomic interval from Anolis carolinensis isolate JA03-04 chromosome X, rAnoCar3.1.pri, whole genome shotgun sequence contains the following:
- the LOC103280269 gene encoding uncharacterized protein LOC103280269 translates to MGPTGQAGQAAAHRRRRSPTLHQATTEPRGRGHKMEILDEFDNEYPLIISFCERITPQDFEGQALNYTQKALQDLYAQMEQNPGICERVVRKRKQEEAENASLLDYLKAKFFALLQGDSNYVNALEEMEMEERVEQLKREMKKANSYARAAKRTTWRPPERRTRRAFMLGGFSPRQNRLRALPPMPDVAQALAAFPKQTERSGTSNIDLKQLWAGMSSVNQKSMVDLRPFILNPSGFRPSTLGGGSVVGRMRCANPPRFPPGGLSSPPASSSSSTGAFNTPMRARFKGNKEDENDNDGKGPDKNPPGA
- the pla2g1b gene encoding phospholipase A2; its protein translation is MNLLILFALATVGMAHSALPRNLWQFRNMIKCTMPSSDPLKDYNNYGCYCGLGGSGTPVDYLDTCCQIHDECYSAAKKHPNCKFILDNPYTKTYAYSCSDTEITCSEKNNECEAFICNCDRNAAICFSGAPYNKDYKNLDTSKHCK